Proteins from a single region of Pseudopedobacter saltans DSM 12145:
- a CDS encoding DUF1801 domain-containing protein, producing the protein MDNRINNEVSENMDRLDLPLRNEIQNLRYIILNANENLEENMKWNAPNYHIKDADRITMKLYPPNQIQIIFHRGAKTQAQPEEKLLANDFGLLDWKSNDRAVLTLKDINDIELNKGKITSLVQSWLAATT; encoded by the coding sequence ATGGATAATCGAATAAATAATGAAGTAAGCGAAAATATGGATCGTTTAGATCTTCCCCTGAGGAATGAAATTCAAAATTTACGTTATATCATTCTGAACGCAAACGAAAATTTGGAGGAGAATATGAAATGGAATGCACCCAACTATCACATAAAAGATGCAGATAGAATAACAATGAAGCTATACCCTCCAAATCAGATTCAAATTATATTTCATCGTGGAGCTAAAACACAAGCTCAACCAGAGGAAAAACTACTAGCTAACGATTTTGGATTATTGGATTGGAAAAGTAACGACCGGGCCGTACTGACATTAAAGGACATTAATGATATAGAGTTAAATAAGGGAAAAATAACTTCTCTCGTACAAAGCTGGCTGGCCGCTACAACTTAA
- a CDS encoding aspartate-semialdehyde dehydrogenase encodes MKVAVVGATGLVGTEMLKVLAERNFPVTELIPVASEKSKGKEIDFKGKKYKVVTVEEAIEMVPEVALFSAGGSTSLEQAPKFAAKGTVVIDNSSAWRMDPSKKLVVPEVNASVLTKEDKIIANPNCSTIQMVVALKPLHDEYKIKRVVVSTYQSVTGTGVKAVNQLMNERKGITDGEMAYAYPIDLNVIPQIDVFQDNGYTKEEMKMILETKKIMGDDSIKVTATTVRIPVMGGHSESINIEFENDFDLAKVRELLAATPGVIVVDDPANAKYPMPMDAHGKDEILVGRIRRDESQDNTLNMWCVADNLRKGAATNTVQIAEALVAQNLIG; translated from the coding sequence ATGAAAGTTGCAGTTGTAGGCGCTACCGGTCTTGTTGGAACGGAGATGTTAAAAGTTTTAGCAGAGCGCAATTTCCCGGTTACAGAATTGATTCCTGTTGCTTCTGAAAAAAGTAAGGGTAAGGAAATTGATTTCAAGGGAAAGAAATACAAGGTTGTAACTGTTGAAGAAGCCATCGAAATGGTTCCAGAGGTGGCTTTGTTCTCTGCCGGAGGAAGCACTTCCCTAGAACAAGCGCCTAAGTTTGCCGCTAAAGGTACTGTAGTTATCGATAATTCTTCTGCATGGAGAATGGATCCGTCTAAAAAATTGGTAGTTCCAGAAGTAAATGCATCTGTGTTAACTAAAGAAGATAAAATCATCGCAAATCCAAATTGTTCTACTATCCAAATGGTAGTAGCTTTAAAACCTTTGCATGATGAATATAAAATCAAAAGAGTTGTAGTTTCAACTTACCAATCAGTTACTGGAACAGGAGTAAAAGCTGTCAACCAGTTAATGAATGAGCGTAAAGGAATTACCGATGGAGAAATGGCATATGCTTATCCGATTGATTTAAATGTTATTCCTCAGATAGATGTTTTCCAGGACAATGGATATACAAAAGAGGAAATGAAAATGATTTTGGAGACTAAAAAAATTATGGGCGATGACAGTATTAAAGTTACAGCAACTACTGTTAGAATTCCTGTAATGGGTGGACACTCAGAGTCTATCAATATCGAATTTGAAAATGATTTCGACTTAGCAAAGGTTCGCGAGTTATTGGCTGCAACTCCTGGAGTTATTGTAGTTGACGATCCGGCAAATGCAAAATATCCAATGCCAATGGATGCGCATGGTAAAGATGAGATTTTAGTTGGACGTATCCGTCGTGATGAATCTCAGGACAATACATTAAATATGTGGTGTGTGGCAGATAACCTTAGAAAAGGTGCGGCTACAAATACGGTTCAAATCGCAGAGGCTTTAGTAGCGCAAAATTTAATCGGTTAG